Proteins from one Strix uralensis isolate ZFMK-TIS-50842 chromosome 14, bStrUra1, whole genome shotgun sequence genomic window:
- the LOC141949748 gene encoding neuropeptide Y receptor type 6-like, translated as MDKAIQHSSEILSNQTISNITFSQFLNFDTCQPSFLAEFLLITAYTLVTIVGLFGNLCLMIIIKRRKEAQNVTNVLIANLSLSDVLICIMCIPVTVAYTLMDYWIFGEAMCKISSFVQSVSVTVSIFSLVLIAIERYQLIVNPRGWKPNISHAYWGILFTWGFSLVISIPFLIFHQLTDEPFKHLSFHSDFYKNKVACIEAWPSVTERLIFTTTLLVFQYCFPLGFIFICYLRIFVCLRRRHSKIDRMRENESRLSENKRINMMLISIVVTFAACWLPLNIFNVVFDWNYEALMSCNHNLAFTICHLVAMISTCINPIFYGFLNKNFQKDLIVLVHHCRCSASQEEYENIALSNLQTDASKGSLKLNNPPVDI; from the coding sequence ATGGATAAAGCCATTCAGCATTCCAGTGAGATTCTGTCTAATCAAACTATCTCTAACATtaccttttctcagtttttgaacTTTGATACATGCCAACCTTCCTTCCTTGCAGAGTTCTTGCTTATTACAGCCTACACATTAGTTACAATAGTGGGGCTTTTTGGAAATCTTTGCCTGATGATTATAATAAAGAGACGGAAAGAAGCTCAAAATGTTACCAACGTTTTGATTGCCAACCTCTCTTTATCAGACGTCTTGATCTGTATCATGTGTATTCCTGTCACAGTTGCATATACCTTAATGGACTACTGGATATTTGGGGAAGCTATGTGTAAAATAAGTTCTTTTGTACAAAGTGTATCTGTCACAGTCTCCATTTTCTCACTTGTACTGATTGCTATCGAGAGATACCAGCTAATTGTGAACCCACGTGGCTGGAAGCCTAATATTTCACATGCTTACTGGGGAATTCTTTTCACCTGGGGGTTTTCCCTCGTAATATCCAttccttttttaatatttcaccAGTTAACTGATGAACCCTTCAAACATCTCTCTTTCCATAGTGATTTCTACAAGAACAAGGTTGCTTGCATTGAAGCATGGCCGTCTGTTACAGAGCGACTGATTTTTACCACTACTCTGCTGGTTTTCCAGTACTGCTTCCCACTGGGGTTTATTTTTATCTGCTATCTCAGGATATTTGTATGTCTTCGAAGGAGACACAGTAAAATAGACAGGATGAGAGAGAATGAGAGCAGACTGAGTGAGAACAAAAGGATTAATATGATGTTGATATCAATTGTTGTGACTTTTGCAGCTTGCTGGTTGCCTCTCAATATATTCAATGTCGTTTTTGACTGGAACTATGAGGCACTAATGAGCTGTAATCATAATCTAGCATTTACAATATGCCACCTTGTGGCCATGATCTCAACATGTATCAATCCCATTTTTTATGGTTTTCTCAACAAGAATTTTCAGAAGGATTTGATAGTATTAGTTCACCACTGCAGATGCTCAGCATCACAAGAGGAATATGAAAATATTGCCCTTTCAAATCTGCAGACTGATGCATCTAAGGGATCTCTGAAATTAAATAATCCTCCTGTGGATATCTAA